From the Homo sapiens chromosome 1, GRCh38.p14 Primary Assembly genome, one window contains:
- the PRAMEF2 gene encoding PRAME family member 2 isoform X1, which produces MKGGKAHQTCPFHNRTSVLTGLVITNDPVFNSLSAKRCFELQERCLQNPLENLELTCGNLLEEDLKCLSQFPSLGYLKHLNLSYVLLFRISLEPLGALLEKIAASLETLVLEGCQIHYSQLSAILPGLSCCSQLTTFYFGSNCMSIDALKDLLRHTSGLSKLSLETYPAPEESLNSLVRVNWEIFTPLRAELMCTLREFRQPKRIFIGPTPCPSCGSSPSEELELHLCC; this is translated from the exons ATGAAAGGAGGGAAAGCGCATCAAACCTGTCCATTTCACAATAGAACGTCTGTCCTCACCGGCTTAGTGATCACGAATGATCCTGTCTTTAATTCCCTGTCTGCAAAACGTTGTTTTGAACTCCAGGAAAG GTGCCTCCAGAACCCCTTGGAGAACTTGGAATTAACTTGTGGCAACCTATTAGAAGAGGACTTGAAGTGTCTCTCCCAGTTCCCAAGCCTCGGTTACCTAAAGCATCTGAATCTCAGCTACGTGCTGCTGTTCCGCATCAGTCTTGAACCCCTAGGAGCTCTGCTAGAGAAAATTGCTGCCTCTCTCGAGACCCTCGTGTTAGAGGGCTGTCAGATCCACTACTCCCAACTCAGTGCCATCCTGCCTGGCCTGAGCTGCTGCTCCCAGCTCACCACCTTCTACTTTGGCAGCAATTGCATGTCTATTGACGCCCTGAAGGACCTGCTGCGCCACACCAGTGGGCTGAGCAAGTTAAGCCTGGAGACGTATCCTGCCCCTGAGGAGAGTTTGAATTCCTTGGTTCGTGTCAATTGGGAGATCTTCACCCCACTTCGGGCTGAGCTGATGTGTACACTGAGGGAATTCAGGCAGCCCAAGAGGATCTTCATTggccccaccccctgcccttcCTGTGGCTCATCACCGTCTGAGGAACTGGAGCTCCATCTTTGCTGCTAG
- the PRAMEF2 gene encoding PRAME family member 2, which translates to MSIQAPPRLLELAGQSLLRDQALSISAMEELPRVLYLPLFREAFSRRHFQTLTVMVQAWPFTCLPLVSLMKTLHLEPLKALLEGLHMLLTQKDRPRRWKLQVLDLRDVDENFWARWPGAWALSCFPEAMSKRQTAEDCPRTGEHQPLKVFIDICLKEIPQDECLRYLFQWVYQRRGLVHLCCSKLVNYLTPIKYLRKSLKIIYINSIGELEIHNTCWPHLIRKLYCYLKEMKTLCKLVFSRCHHYTSDNELEGWLVTRFTSVFLRLEHLQLLKIKLITFFSGHLEQLIRCLQNPLENLELTCGNLLEEDLKCLSQFPSLGYLKHLNLSYVLLFRISLEPLGALLEKIAASLETLVLEGCQIHYSQLSAILPGLSCCSQLTTFYFGSNCMSIDALKDLLRHTSGLSKLSLETYPAPEESLNSLVRVNWEIFTPLRAELMCTLREFRQPKRIFIGPTPCPSCGSSPSEELELHLCC; encoded by the exons ATGAGCATCCAGGCCCCACCGAGACTACTGGAGCTGGCGGGGCAGAGCCTGCTGAGAGACCAGGCCTTGTCCATCTCTGCCATGGAGGAGCTGCCCAGGGTGCTCTATCTCCCACTCTTCAGGGAGGCCTTCAGCAGGAGACACTTCCAGACTCTGACGGTGATGGTGCAGGCCTGGCCTTTCACCTGCCTCCCTCTGGTATCGCTGATGAAGACGCTTCATCTGGAGCCATTGAAAGCATTGCTGGAAGGGCTTCATATGCTGCTTACACAGAAGGATCGCCCCAG GAGGTGGAAACTTCAAGTGCTGGATTTGCGGGATGTTGATGAGAATTTCTGGGCCAGATGGCCTGGAGCCTGGGCCCTGTCCTGCTTCCCAGAGGCCATGAGTAAGAGGCAGACAGCAGAGGACTGTCCAAGGACGGGAGAGCACCAGCCCTTAAAGGTGTTCATAGACATCTGCCTCAAGGAAATACCCCAGGATGAATGCCTGAGATACCTCTTCCAGTGGGTTTACCAAAGGAGAGGTTTAGTACACCTGTGCTGTAGTAAGCTGGTCAATTATCTAACGCCAATTAAATATCTCAGAAAGTCattgaaaataatatacattaataGTATTGGGGAGCTGGAAATTCACAACACGTGCTGGCCACATCTGATAAGAAAGCTTTATTGTTACCTGAAGGAGATGAAGACTCTTTGCAAACTCGTTTTCTCCAGGTGCCATCATTACACGTCAGATAATGAACTCGAGGGATGGTTAGTCACCAGATTCACCTCTGTGTTCCTCAGGCTGGAACACCTCCagttgcttaaaataaaattgatcacCTTCTTCAGTGGGCACCTGGAACAGCTGATCAG GTGCCTCCAGAACCCCTTGGAGAACTTGGAATTAACTTGTGGCAACCTATTAGAAGAGGACTTGAAGTGTCTCTCCCAGTTCCCAAGCCTCGGTTACCTAAAGCATCTGAATCTCAGCTACGTGCTGCTGTTCCGCATCAGTCTTGAACCCCTAGGAGCTCTGCTAGAGAAAATTGCTGCCTCTCTCGAGACCCTCGTGTTAGAGGGCTGTCAGATCCACTACTCCCAACTCAGTGCCATCCTGCCTGGCCTGAGCTGCTGCTCCCAGCTCACCACCTTCTACTTTGGCAGCAATTGCATGTCTATTGACGCCCTGAAGGACCTGCTGCGCCACACCAGTGGGCTGAGCAAGTTAAGCCTGGAGACGTATCCTGCCCCTGAGGAGAGTTTGAATTCCTTGGTTCGTGTCAATTGGGAGATCTTCACCCCACTTCGGGCTGAGCTGATGTGTACACTGAGGGAATTCAGGCAGCCCAAGAGGATCTTCATTggccccaccccctgcccttcCTGTGGCTCATCACCGTCTGAGGAACTGGAGCTCCATCTTTGCTGCTAG